A single genomic interval of Hippoglossus stenolepis isolate QCI-W04-F060 chromosome 24, HSTE1.2, whole genome shotgun sequence harbors:
- the filip1l gene encoding filamin A-interacting protein 1-like isoform X2: MVVDEQQRLTEQLSQQTAKVQDLSASASQAQEELSSANARLQEEEQKVFRLESELRDQACRYHLEQETMTAKLTSEDAQSRQLRQKMSTLSRQLDELEETNKTLRRAEEELQELRDKISRGDCGNSSLMSELEELRKRVLEMEGKDEELIRMEDHCRDLNKKLEKEANQSRSLKAEVDKLNHRIMDLEKLEDAFSKSKQECGSLKSNLEKERTVSKVLTSELEVLKVRVKELEAAETQLGKVELTLKEDLTKLKTLTVMLVDERKAMAEKIKQMENKVQNSTGKLQAEQDKVTSVTEKLIEESKKALRSKAELEEKMCSATKERDDLKAKLRLEEEKSLDLDSKINMMKKRMQSMETKEREYLRNKAKEEHIKTPIANRFHQEDNKVQDLTQEVERLRRKLKDMKVVEGDSLKTEECESLEKRLNNEEEKAKALMEELEISRKELSQYQLAEKKECNQEHVLYRRLKEEEAKSSHLSREVAALKEKIHEYMGTEESICRMKTDHSSLQRKLTQQEVRNKELAREMETLTRELERYRRFSKSLRPGMNGRRFSDLHVATKEVQTEPLDLMSPNGKTVAPLERAVVNGKLYDESEPEDNENYSNELQLSKCSPSLINNVNNLNNNMRRARVPFLKSKDAPHQVNGRVPPRQNGNHVQPGDVVLTHSPGQPLHIKVTPDHGHNTATLEITSPTTESTQSFTSTAVIPTSGGPPKQRITIIQNASLSPTAKSISPSTKSKGSPLSDELCSPDRALSPFTMATYSRAMTPDSCGSVTPDRALSPIQIVSVTTGTPDRSLSTEPVEVVGGHAVFRVTPERQSSWQVQRSNSSGPNVITTEDNKIHIHLGSPFIQSISTPTQTLSPCHTPGLQEQRTQVLANCSAPAAKGHSKITSSIMIKPTSTPIQRPSQITVPLEAFRRSGPTRIPKPRSYSSQKGTSGSAANPGTQSKSQPPHAHVTTGKEQHTHMPAAHNNNNPNLVNRKL; this comes from the coding sequence ATGGTTGTGGATGAACAGCAGCGTCTCACCGAGCAGCTGAGTCAACAAACGGCTAAAGTCCAAGATTTAAGTGCCAGCGCCTCACAGgcccaggaggagctgagctCAGCTAATGCCCGTCTGCAGGAAGAGGAGCAAAAGGTCTTTCGCTTGGAGTCTGAGCTGCGTGACCAAGCTTGTCGATACCACCTGGAGCAAGAGACCATGACCGCCAAATTGACCAGCGAGGATGCCCAAAGCAGGCAGCTGCGCCAGAAAATGTCGACTCTCAGCAGGCAGCTTGACGAGCTGGAGGAGACCAACAAGACCCTGCGCCGAGCCGAGGAGGAACTGCAGGAGCTCAGGGATAAAATTAGCCGTGGCGACTGTGGAAACTCCAGCCTTATGTCTGAGCTCGAAGAACTACGTAAGAGGGTCCTTGAAATGGAGGGAAAGGATGAAGAGCTGATCAGGATGGAGGACCACTGCCGGGACCTCAACAAGAAACTGGAGAAAGAGGCCAATCAAAGCCGAAGTCTGAAGGCTGAGGTCGATAAACTGAACCACAGAATTATGGACTTGGAGAAATTAGAGGACGCGTTCAGCAAAAGCAAACAAGAGTGCGGCTCGCTCAAAAGTAacctggagaaggagaggaCAGTGTCAAAGGTGCTGACCAGTGAGCTGGAAGTCCTGAAAGTCAGGGTCAAGGAGCTGGAGGCAGCTGAAACCCAACTGGGAAAAGTTGAGCTGACACTGAAGGAAGATCTCACCAAGTTAAAGACTCTGACAGTCATGCTGGTGGATGAGAGGAAAGCTATGGCGGAGAAGATAAAGCAAATGGAGAACAAGGTCCAGAACAGCACCGGCAAACTTCAGGCTGAGCAGGACAAGGTTACGTCAGTCACGGAGAAGCTCATTGAGGAGAGTAAGAAAGCACTGAGGTCAAAggctgagctggaggagaaaatgtgcAGCGCGACAAAGGAAAGGGACGACTTGAAGGCAAAGttgaggctggaggaggaaaaaagctTGGATTTGGATTCAAAGATCAACATGATGAAGAAACGGATGCAATCCATGGAGACCAAAGAAAGGGAATACCTGAGGAACAAAGCTAAAGAGGAGCACATCAAAACACCTATTGCTAACCGCTTCCACCAGGAGGACAACAAAGTTCAGGATTTGACGCAGGAGGTGGAACGCCTCAGACGCAAATTGAAGGACATGAAGGTGGTCGAGGGCgattcattaaaaacagaggAGTGTGAATCACTGGAGAAAAGACTCAACAACGAGGAAGAGAAGGCAAAGGCCTtgatggaggagctggaaatATCCAGAAAAGAACTTTCCCAGTATCAACTGGCTGAAAAGAAAGAGTGCAACCAAGAGCATGTTCTTTACAGGCGcttgaaggaggaggaggcaaagTCCAGTCACCTGAGCAGAGAGGTGGCAGCCTTGAAAGAGAAGATACACGAATACATGGGGACAGAGGAGTCGATTTGCCGCATGAAAACTGACCACTCGTCACTGCAAAGAAAGCTGACCCAGCAGGAGGTCAGAAACAAAGAACTGGCCAGAGAAATGGAGACGCTCACTCGAGAGCTTGAAAGGTACAGGCGATTCAGCAAAAGTCTCCGCCCCGGCATGAACGGAAGACGCTTTTCAGACCTCCACGTTGCCACCAAGGAAGTTCAGACAGAGCCCCTCGACCTCATGTCTCCCAACGGCAAGACGGTGGCCCCACTGGAGCGCGCTGTGGTGAACGGCAAACTGTATGACGAGAGCGAGCCGGAAGATAATGAAAACTACAGTAACGAGCTTCAGCTATCCAAATGCAGCCCCTCACTCATCAATAACGTGAATAACCTGAACAACAACATGAGAAGAGCACGAGTCCCATTCCTGAAAAGCAAAGACGCCCCACATCAGGTGAATGGCAGAGTGCCGCCGCGGCAGAACGGCAATCACGTCCAGCCCGGAGATGTCGTGCTGACCCACAGTCCCGGGCAGCCTCTGCACATTAAAGTGACTCCTGACCACGGACACAACACAGCAACGCTAGAGATCACCAGCCCAACCACAGAAAGCACCCAGTCATTCACCAGCACTGCCGTCATACCCACAAGTGGAGGTCCACCCAAGCAGAGAATCACCATCATCCAGAACGCTTCCTTATCCCCTACTGCAAAATCCATCTCCCCATCAACAAAATCTAAAGGTTCCCCATTGTCCGATGAGCTGTGTTCACCAGATAGGGCCCTCTCGCCTTTCACCATGGCCACGTACTCCAGAGCAATGACCCCAGACTCTTGTGGCTCCGTCACACCGGACAGAGCCTTGTCACCGATACAGATCGTGTCCGTCACGACCGGCACCCCTGACCGCTCCCTCTCCACGGAGCCGGTGGAGGTCGTCGGAGGGCACGCCGTGTTCCGCGTGACCCCGGAAAGGCAGAGCAGCTGGCAGGTCCAGAGGTCCAACAGCTCGGGGCCCAACGTCATCACCACGGAAGACAACAAAATCCACATTCACCTCGGCAGCCCCTTCATCCAGAGCATCAGCACCCCGACACAAACGCTGAGTCCGTGCCACACGCCCGGACTCCAAGAGCAAAGGACTCAGGTGCTCGCCAACTGCAGCGCTCCTGCTGCCAAAGGCCACAGCAAAATCACAAGTAGCATCATGATTAAGCCCACGTCCACCCCAATCCAAAGGCCATCACAAATTACA